The Acidobacteriota bacterium genome includes the window TCCTTCGCGTTGATGCCGGCTTCGCCTTATTGCACCATGGCGAGCGCGCGGCAAACCCGTTCGATGAGCAGCTTCTCGTGGTCGCTCAGCGCGGAGAACTCCACCCCGTAGCGAAAACCGTCGCGATTCCGCACCACCCCGCGCAGCATCACTTTCTCGCGGCAGTAGGGCAGCAGGATCTCCGCTTGCACCGTCTGGCCGGTCTCGAGTTCGGTCGGCACGAACAGCGCCATGCCGCCCTCGCTGATGTCGCTGCCCTGCCCGTAGATGGCGCCGCGATTGGGCAGCACCACCTTCACCCGCACCTCGACCTTGAAGCGCGACCAGCGTCGCGTCTTCGAATGAGACTCGGTCTTGTGCTGGTGAACGAGCTTGTCCATCTTCTCCATGGCATCCATTTGCCGTGACTGATCTTTGTGATCTTCGGTCTCGCTGGGGAACCTTGGGAAACAGTGGCGGCAGGATGCGCCGTTTCGCTAGATAACGCAAGATGACGTTGGTAATCGCGCGGTAACGTTGCCCTAGGCCGCTACGCGAATGGAACGGAGGGAGCGGATGGAGCGCGCAAAGGCTCGCTTCTGTAGAGTCAAGGTCCGCAGGTGCCGCTGGCGGCGCGCTTCGTTCTCGCTCACTTCTAAGTGCTGCCGCAGCCGGGTCATCGCGCTCAGCCAGAACCCGAGTGGCAGGATCGGGATCAGCGGCCACACCGAGTCCGCCGTCGTGGTGCGCTGCGCCGTACCGATCAACACTGCCAGCGCGCCGCACAGCACCAGGATGGCAATAAAACAGGCGAAGTCGAGCTTATCGGCGAGCAGACGGCGCGGG containing:
- a CDS encoding PilZ domain-containing protein; translation: MDAMEKMDKLVHQHKTESHSKTRRWSRFKVEVRVKVVLPNRGAIYGQGSDISEGGMALFVPTELETGQTVQAEILLPYCREKVMLRGVVRNRDGFRYGVEFSALSDHEKLLIERVCRALAMVQ